Genomic segment of Umezawaea sp. Da 62-37:
ACCATGGCTCACCTGCTGAAGTACGACAGCATCCTCGGCCGCCTGCCGTTCGAGGTGTCCACGAACGAAGAGGGCATCGTCGTCGACGGCAAGACCATCAAGGCGCTGGCCGAGCGCGACCCCGGCAAGCTGCCCTGGAAGGACCTGGGCGTCGACGTCGTCGTCGAGTCCACCGGCTTCTTCACCGACGCGAACGTCGCGCGCAAGCACATCGACGAGGGTGGCGCGAAGAAGGTCATCATTTCGGCGCCCGCGAAGAACGACGACCTCACGATCGTCTTCGGCGCCAACGAGGAGAAGTACGACGGCACCCAGTCCGTCATCTCCAACGCCTCGTGCACCACGAACTGCCTCGCGCCGCTGGCGAAGGTCCTGCACGACACCTTCACCATCGAGCGCGGTCTCATGACCACGATCCACGCGTACACGCAGGACCAGAACCTCCAGGACGCGCCGCACAGCGACCTCCGCCGCGCCCGCGCCGCCGCGATCAACATCGTGCCGACCAGCACCGGTGCCGCGAAGGCCATCGGCCTCGTCCTGCCGGAGCTCAAGGGCAAGCTCGACGGCTACGCGCTGCGCGTGCCGATCCCCACCGGCTCCGCGACCGACCTCACCGTCACCGTGGGCCGCGACACCACCGTCGAAGAGGTCAACGCCGCCTACCAGGCCGCGGCCGAGGGCGCGCTCAAGGGCTACCTGCGCTACAACACCGACCCGATCGTGTCCTCGGACATCGTGACGGACCCGGCGTCGTGCATCTTCGACGCGCCGCTGACCAAGGTCATCGGCAACCAGGTCAAGGTCGTCGGCTGGTACGACAACGAGTGGGGCTACTCCAACCGCCTCGCGGACCTGGTCAACCTCGTCGCCTCCAAGCTCTGAGGATCACGTTGAAGACTCTTAGCGACCTGCTCGCCGAGGGTGTCTCGGGTCGGCGCGTCCTCGTGCGCGCCGACCTGAACGTGCCCCTCGACGGCGACAAGATCACCGACGACGGCCGCGTGCGCGCGTCGGTGCCCACCATCAAGGCGCTCACCGGCGCCGGTGCCCGCGTCCTCGTGGCCGCGCACCTCGGCCGCCCGAAGGGCGAGCCGGACCCGAAGTTCTCGCTCGCCCCGGTCGCCGTGCGGCTCGGCGAGCTGCTCGGCGCCCCGGTCGAGATCGGGACCGAGACCGGCGCCGACGGCACCGTCGTGCTGCTGGAGAACATCCGCTTCGACGCCCGCGAGACCAGCAAGGTCGACGCGGAGCGCGAGGCCCTCGCCGACGAGCTGGCGGCCAAGGCCGACGCGTTCGTCTCCGACGGCTTCGGCGTCGTGCACCGCAAGCAGGCGTCGGTCTACGACGTCGCGAAGAAGCTGCCCGCCTACGCGGGCGGTCTCGTGCTGTCCGAGGTCGAGGTGCTGCACAAGCTCACCGAGGACCTCAAGCGCCCGTACGTCGTGGTGCTCGGCGGCGCGAAGGTGTCCGACAAGCTCGGCGTCATCAAGAACCTGCTGTCCAAGGTCGACCGGCTGCTCGTCGGCGGCGGCATGGCGTACACCTTCCTCAAGGCCCAGGGCCACGAGGTCGGCAACTCGCTGCTCCAGGCCGACCAGCTCGACCAGGTGCGCGGTTTCCTCGCCGAGGCGGAGGAGCGCGGCGTGGAACTGGTGCTCCCGGTCGACGTGCTGGCCGCGACGGGCTTCGCCGCCGACGCCGAGCACGAGGTCGTCGCCGCGACCGCGATCCCGGCCGACCGCGAGGGCCTGGACATCGGCCCGAAGACCCGCGAGCTGTTCGCTTCCAAGCTGGCCGACGCGGCCACCGTGTTCTGGAACGGCCCGATGGGCGTGTTCGAGTTCGAGGCCTTCTCCGGCGGCACGCGCGCCGTCGCGGAAGCCCTCGTCAAGAGCGACGCCTTCACCGTCGTCGGCGGCGGTGACTCCGCGGCCGCCGTGCGCGCGCTGGGCCTGCCCGAGGACGGGTTCTCGCACATCTCCACCGGTGGTGGGGCATCCCTGGAGTTCCTCGAGGGCAAGGAACTCCCCGGCGTTTCCGTTTTGGAGCAGTGATGGCCTCCCGTCTGCCGCTCATCGCGGGCAACTGGAAGATGAACCTCAACCACCTCGAGGCCATCTCCCTGACGCAGAAGATCGCGTTCTCGCTGCCGGAGAAGTACTACGCCAAGGTCGAGGTCGTGGTGCTCCCGCCGTTCACCGACATCCGCAGCGTGCAGACGCTGACGGACGGCGACAAGCTGCTGCTCAAGTACGGCGCGCAGGACATCTCGCAGCACGACTCCGGTGCCTACACCGGTGACGTCTCGGGCCTGATGCTCGCCAAGCTCGGCTGCAGCTACGTCACGGTGGGGCACTCCGAGCGCCGCGAGTACCACAACGAGTCCGACGAGCTGGTCAACAGCAAGGTGAAGGCCGCGCTCAAGCACGGCATCTCGCCGATCCTGTGCGTCGGCGAGCGGCTGGAGGTCCGCGAGGCGGGCAACCACGTCGAGCACTGCAACACCCAGCTCGTCGAGGGGCTCAAG
This window contains:
- the gap gene encoding type I glyceraldehyde-3-phosphate dehydrogenase — protein: MTVRVGVNGFGRIGRNFWRAVQASGHDIEIVAFNDLGDVKTMAHLLKYDSILGRLPFEVSTNEEGIVVDGKTIKALAERDPGKLPWKDLGVDVVVESTGFFTDANVARKHIDEGGAKKVIISAPAKNDDLTIVFGANEEKYDGTQSVISNASCTTNCLAPLAKVLHDTFTIERGLMTTIHAYTQDQNLQDAPHSDLRRARAAAINIVPTSTGAAKAIGLVLPELKGKLDGYALRVPIPTGSATDLTVTVGRDTTVEEVNAAYQAAAEGALKGYLRYNTDPIVSSDIVTDPASCIFDAPLTKVIGNQVKVVGWYDNEWGYSNRLADLVNLVASKL
- a CDS encoding phosphoglycerate kinase; amino-acid sequence: MKTLSDLLAEGVSGRRVLVRADLNVPLDGDKITDDGRVRASVPTIKALTGAGARVLVAAHLGRPKGEPDPKFSLAPVAVRLGELLGAPVEIGTETGADGTVVLLENIRFDARETSKVDAEREALADELAAKADAFVSDGFGVVHRKQASVYDVAKKLPAYAGGLVLSEVEVLHKLTEDLKRPYVVVLGGAKVSDKLGVIKNLLSKVDRLLVGGGMAYTFLKAQGHEVGNSLLQADQLDQVRGFLAEAEERGVELVLPVDVLAATGFAADAEHEVVAATAIPADREGLDIGPKTRELFASKLADAATVFWNGPMGVFEFEAFSGGTRAVAEALVKSDAFTVVGGGDSAAAVRALGLPEDGFSHISTGGGASLEFLEGKELPGVSVLEQ
- the tpiA gene encoding triose-phosphate isomerase, which encodes MASRLPLIAGNWKMNLNHLEAISLTQKIAFSLPEKYYAKVEVVVLPPFTDIRSVQTLTDGDKLLLKYGAQDISQHDSGAYTGDVSGLMLAKLGCSYVTVGHSERREYHNESDELVNSKVKAALKHGISPILCVGERLEVREAGNHVEHCNTQLVEGLKGLTGEQVAKVVVAYEPVWAIGTGRVASSTDAQEVCAALRVQLAESYGEEVAATVRVLYGGSVKSGSIGELIAQKDIDGALVGGASLQADEFTKLSALAAGGPLP